The sequence CAATGTCCTCTCGGTAACTGGCTTCAATCGAATCCTCGTGTCAACTGTCATGGCCCCTGCACTGTCCTTGATTGCAGTCGATTTGGAGATGAACTCGACTGAGGCTATGATGGCTTTGAGCATCTACTTGCTGGCAACTGCTTTCGGCCCGCTTGTGATCGGACCATTGTCCGAGGTCTACGGCCGCCAGGTGATCTTGCACGCGTCCAACATATGGTTCTTGGTCTGGAACATCGCTTGTGGCTTTGCAAGCTCCAAGGAGCTGCTCATTGCTGCCCGGTTCTTAGCCGGCTTCGGAGCCAGCGCTATATACGCACTTGGAGGTGGAGTCCTGGGTGATATATGGCGCCCAGAGGAGCGTGGGAGGTCTCTTGGGTGGTTTCTTCTGGTTCCTCTGCTGGGAGCCGCAGTAGGTAAGTGTCCTGAACTGCGTGTCCGCCAAGCCATATCTAATTCTACTCACAGGCCCAATCGTTGGTGGCTTCATGACATATCGCGtctcttggagatggatgttCTGGTCAACATCCATCTTTCAATTTGCCATGGTTGTCATCTCACTGACCAGCTTCCGCGAGACGTTTGCTCCAGCAATTCTTAAAAAACGAGCCAAGAAGCTGCGCAAAGAAACGGGTGCCCCATACTACACACAAGAAGAGCGGCACCGAAGCCAATCAAATCCCGCCATTATTCTTGGTCAAGCTTTGAGCCGCCCGCTGCGGCTTCTTGCCTTCCATCCAATCATCCAAgtatcatccatcatctccgcCATCAGCTATGGGCTTCTGTATATTGTTCTTGCGAGTTTCGCTGACCTTTGGATCCATCATTACCGTCAGTCCGTGGAGATCAGTGGCCTCCACTACATTTCTTGCATGCTTGGAGAACTCGCTGGGTCTCAGCTTGCTGGGCCTTTGATGGACTATTCGTTCCGCAGAATGGAACGCCGTGCCGATGGGCAACCTGTTCCTGAACATCGCATCCCCCTCATACTGCCTGGTGCTATTCTAGCCCCCTTTGGCTTCATTATCTATGGGTGGTGTGCTCAGTACAAGGTTCACTGGGCTTGGGTCGATGTTGGCATGTTTTTCACAACCTTTGGCATGCAGATTGCAGGCATGCCCATGCAGGCATACACGATTGATGCTTATCCGGATCATACATCCAGTGCCATGGCGGCAACACAGTTCCTCAGAAGCTTGGCCGCATTCTTGTTCCCCCTGTTTACCCCAAAGATGTACTCGGTTCTGGGTTACGGATGGGGAAACAACACTATGGCTTTCGCAAGACTCTTCTTTGGAATTCCAGCACCACTTCTCATGTGGAGGTATGGGGCGAGGTTGCGAGCAAGGGCAACATCGAGCTTCTAGACGCTATCCTTTGATGTCAATGAATCCTTGCACAAGGAGAATGTGGGAGTATTGCAGTTCCCTACTTCTCAACTTGGATTTCGGCATTGTGTCAAGATATGTTTACCTGCTCTTAGTCTTAGGGGATACTACAGAACACAGAAATATCAGTGTTAGCCAGGTAAAATTGTCAGTCATTTTTGTAGCTCTTGCGTTTTGGGCCCTCTGCCAGCTTGAACTCTTAGTTATCGGAGATAGTTCTTGCGTAATGGGGCCTCGATCTGCAGCTCTGGATAATCAAGAGGGCCGCTGTTAATCGTCATTTACTCGAGTTTTCATCTCACCATTGGGGATTAGGTTCTGACTATGCAGCCCGGAGCAGACCAGTTCACTAGACATTGAATGGCCGCCTTGTTGAAATAGATTTCTGTTGGAGATTGTCTGTCTATGAGTGGTGAATCAAAGATCTTGGCCTTTCACACCAAGCTGTTCCAAGCGCCTTGATAATTAAAGCCATGTTCCATCGTCTTCTGCCGTTTATTCACCTCTACCTCTCGCTGCTTCCATCTGCTCTCGTTCTTCAATAGTCAAGTCACTCTTGGCCCTTCCAACATTGATATATGACAACATCAACAGCGCCACTCCTGATATGCCGACACCGAACCATAATCCGACTTGGTAACTCTCCTGTAGAGTAGGGCGTGACGTCTGTCCCACGGCCACATCGGCAAATCCAAGAAAGAAGCTGATTCCCAGAAACAAAGTGCTGTTGATGAGTGCTCCCGCAAGTCCTTGACGCCGCGCAGGTAGATTTGTCGTGATAAAAACGTTACTGACGGTAAATGTAATGTCGATGCCAACTGTGGATGCAACCATAGCCGGCAGAACCCAGGCCCAGTAGTTCGGGTTTTCTGGCATGAGAGCGAAAAGGAGGCAGGAGACAACATAACCCACCCCAGAGACTATCAGTAGGATACGACCGGGAAGTCGATGGAGAACTAGTCCTCCCACTGtagcaaggagaaggccaccaACTATCAGGGGAACATACCATAGAGCCGTCAGCAGAGGAGATATCTCGAGGACAAGCTCAATGTAGAAGCTGCTGTATAACAGGAAAACGCCAAAGCTGCCATAGGCAAAGAAAAGGGCCACGACAAGGGTTGTCATGTATGGCGGCGAGAAGAGGTCAGCTGGGACAAGGGGGTTTGGGACAACCCAGCCTTCGAGGTATACGGCCGCAGCGAGAATCACTACACCAATTATAATAGTGGCAATAATTTGAGGACTTGCCCAGCCCTTGGGTGCCTGCGAGCTATCGGTGATGGCGTATACCAAAAGGATAAGACCCGGTACGATGGTTGCCACCCCCCACCAGTCCATGCCGAGGCCGTCAGGGGGGTGTTTGGTAAAGTCATTCGGGATGGAGAAGAATCCGGCGGCAAATATGACAACAAGGATGACTGCACCAATCCAAAAGTACCATTTCCAGGACAAAAGTTCGCCCGAGATACCTCCTATCAGGATGCCGATGAAGAACCCAAGAGGTGCAAAAGCACCATATATGGCAAAAACAAAATTCTTTCGTGGCCCTGGTCGGTATGCCTTGCCAAGTAGCGTAATACCGGCAGGTAAAAAGGCCGCTGCTCCAATTCCCTGCAAAGCGCGGCAGATAATGAGCATGATATAGTTGTGACTGAAGCCGGCAACCAGACACCAGACCGACATCCATGCAAGCCCGCTGTTGAAAATGATGTATGCGCCATGCATATCACTCAGCCGGCCCAGTGGTAGCAGAAATGCGCCGGTGACGAGAGAGAATACGCTCGATGGCCACGTTCGAGATGCTTCGGGGATTTCAAGCTCAATGGCTAGCGGTGGAAGGATGATGTGAAATCCTGAGACGAAGAATTCCTATTTTTCTAGTCAATACATgcaaagtaataaagaatcgAGGAAACGATGAACATACAGCCATTGCCATTGAGCCTAGGAGCGAGAATATGAAGCCCAACTCGGCCCATCGCGTGGCAAAGGCCGCTGGCCGCTGTCGGCCCAGCTTTTCAACATCGATGATGGTATTGGCTGCGGATTCAGGATCCTCGCTTTCGACGACGACTTGTCCGTGAGTCATGTTGGAGACCGGGTCACGGAAGAGACGCGGTAGGCAGCGGATAAAAGACAGTCAAAGAGAAAAGGACAAAGTCGAGCTGCTTATCGTCGATCAATGTTGAGCATACTGGGCCGGCGCAGTGTTGCTTAACACCCAGGTCGAAGAAAGACCTGTCAGGAGGACAAAAAGGATCAGGAATTGGGCCAGGGTGACCCTTGGTTCTTATTCCGCAAACTCTGACATCATGAAAGTTCATCTTGGCAAAATGTCCCTTTGCTCCACCCACAACTGCAAAGATTGGGTTACCACTACCACACGATCTGGGCACGAGATAAGATTCCCAATCAATGGCCTCTTACGATTGGCTTGAATACACTGCGGTGAACGATGGTGCCAACCGCTCGCGACAGTGTCCGCATGGCAACTCAACAAAGTTGCGTGGGGTATTTTTGCCTCTGCAGGACATGGGGTTATATCTTCCTGATTCAGACTAGCGTCTCCACAGCTCCGTATCGGCGACTGGATCATTTGTCATCCAGAGCTGATGTGAAGGATGGGTTGAAGGAAGTGGCTTGTCTCGTTGGCAACAAAGTACTCTGCACTTGAAATTGTATGTTGAAGAACCGGATCTCTATCATTTAAATATGCCAAGTTCATCCAGTTGGCACAGTCGGTTGCGCCCTCCGAGATGTTCGGTGTTCGGTTAGTTCCCACCAAGAATTCCGCTGGACAGCCGACCTCTAGACACTCGTATAATTACAACTCCGTGGGCATTTCAGTTACCGGGTCGACCAACTGGTGCACCTTTGTGATTTGCCGAGGCACTTGGGTTTCCAGTCGCAGTTTCAACCCAATTATCTCTTCTGCGTCAAGGGTCCTTACCGCCCCGTTTGCTGACCAGCAACTGCTATACCATGTCAATTGTCGGTTGCATATCTTTAGAGATAAGGTCGCTCTAGTCGCGCATCGACTTAGTCAAATTTGACCTCGTCGCTCGCTCTGGGTCACCGCTTATGGACCCTCAGCGCCCTTCCAACAAAGCTTGCCACAACTGCCGTTACAGTAGGTTACGATGCGATCGATCAATTCCAGCCTGTCGCAAGTGCACCACTACTGGCAAGGAATGTCTCGGCTATGGGAAGCTGTATAGATGGGCGGGTGCAGTGGCCAGTCGAGGCAAGCTGGCCGGTAACAAATTGCCTGTGTTGAACGACTCAACATGGGTTGCTGAGGGATCTGCAATCAAGTATAAAAGCACGGCGACCAGAGACGCGGTCGTATCTGCAAACACGAGGCTATGCCATAGTCGTACTCAAGCTTTGGCATTTTCAAGTCCCAGCGACCAAACGATTCCCTGGGCTTTAGTTGACCCTATGTTCCAAGATGTCCACTCTATGGAACGCCAGTATCTATCATATTGTCAGTTCCCCTTTGTGACACGACGCATGCCATTAGGGTTGAGTCTAGGCTAACATCGCAAGTCACAAATCGACTCTGTCCGGATCTCGTGGCTATAGACCTCCCAGGCCTAAATCCCTTCCACGAGTTGGTCCCTCTAAGCGGAGCACATCCACTCCTGAGACACATCGTTATAGCTGCCTCAGCAACTCACATGTCTAATTTCTTAAAGCCTCGAGCCCATAATCAACTCAACTGGTCACAGTCCTCAACTCATCAGGCATTGGCAGCTTCCCGACGTGCGGCAGCAGATGCCTTGGTCGCTAAGCAGAGAGGGCTCGAGGCACTTCGTCTGGCGATTGAGGAAGCTAGCCCCCTTAAGAGCGACATACTTCTGGCGGCGGCCCATTTCTTTATCGCCCTGGAACTCATCGAGTCTGGCAAGCATGGCTGGAGAGCTCACCTTGAAGGTAGTGGCAATGTGCTCAGACATCTTCAACCAGGGGGTTATTCGAATAAGATGCTCAGAGACTTCATCATAGCCGACTGTTACATGTAGGTCGAACCCACCAGTACACTAACTCGAGGCTgaccttcttcaagaagctaTATCTTTGCATCGACAGTCGTCAACGGCTTATTGGCCTCTTCATCTTACTTTTACACTGCGCAAGCTCCATCAGTCATCCGCTTTGCTTCCAACAACAGCTACATTTGCTGCCCCGCTGAGATCTTGCAGATATTATTGGCTGTGGCACGACTCTCAAACGAACCGAGTGATGACGACGTTTCCATTGCGAGGATCACTGAAGAAGGGATGGAGCACATGAATCGTGCCATGTCGTATGATCTGGATGCCTGGGCGCGCGAGATCAAGAATGTGCCACATGGTCGCCAAGTCACTGAGATTCAGAGTCGCACACATGCCGGGCGTGCACACCAGTTGGCATGTTGCTTGTACATCCTATACGCGGTTCCCTCGATCAGGAACCACCTACCTCCAGACACTGAGCAAACCTTGGAGCAagacctcttcctccagttGTTGTCGATACCTCACGGCGATCCAAGTTTCAAGACATCACCGTGGCCAACCTTTATTGCCGGAGCCCAAGCCCGAGACCCAGAGAGGCAGGCCTGGAGTATGTCAAGGATGAAAAGACTCGCCGACTGCCTTCCTTGGGGATTTGTATATACTTCCATTGACACGCTGCAGGTAATATGGGacaggaggagagaggatggAGCACAGCACAACT comes from Fusarium falciforme chromosome 11, complete sequence and encodes:
- a CDS encoding MFS domain-containing protein, translating into MATRTKNASNNQVPAGTELTAMSPIQPDPYLVAFDDQDSENPKNWPERRKWTVTNVLSVTGFNRILVSTVMAPALSLIAVDLEMNSTEAMMALSIYLLATAFGPLVIGPLSEVYGRQVILHASNIWFLVWNIACGFASSKELLIAARFLAGFGASAIYALGGGVLGDIWRPEERGRSLGWFLLVPLLGAAVGPIVGGFMTYRVSWRWMFWSTSIFQFAMVVISLTSFRETFAPAILKKRAKKLRKETGAPYYTQEERHRSQSNPAIILGQALSRPLRLLAFHPIIQVSSIISAISYGLLYIVLASFADLWIHHYRQSVEISGLHYISCMLGELAGSQLAGPLMDYSFRRMERRADGQPVPEHRIPLILPGAILAPFGFIIYGWCAQYKVHWAWVDVGMFFTTFGMQIAGMPMQAYTIDAYPDHTSSAMAATQFLRSLAAFLFPLFTPKMYSVLGYGWGNNTMAFARLFFGIPAPLLMWRYGARLRARATSSF
- a CDS encoding MFS domain-containing protein, encoding MTHGQVVVESEDPESAANTIIDVEKLGRQRPAAFATRWAELGFIFSLLGSMAMAEFFVSGFHIILPPLAIELEIPEASRTWPSSVFSLVTGAFLLPLGRLSDMHGAYIIFNSGLAWMSVWCLVAGFSHNYIMLIICRALQGIGAAAFLPAGITLLGKAYRPGPRKNFVFAIYGAFAPLGFFIGILIGGISGELLSWKWYFWIGAVILVVIFAAGFFSIPNDFTKHPPDGLGMDWWGVATIVPGLILLVYAITDSSQAPKGWASPQIIATIIIGVVILAAAVYLEGWVVPNPLVPADLFSPPYMTTLVVALFFAYGSFGVFLLYSSFYIELVLEISPLLTALWYVPLIVGGLLLATVGGLVLHRLPGRILLIVSGVGYVVSCLLFALMPENPNYWAWVLPAMVASTVGIDITFTVSNVFITTNLPARRQGLAGALINSTLFLGISFFLGFADVAVGQTSRPTLQESYQVGLWFGVGISGVALLMLSYINVGRAKSDLTIEEREQMEAARGRGE